Proteins co-encoded in one Bremerella sp. TYQ1 genomic window:
- a CDS encoding glycine zipper domain-containing protein, with protein MRIVAPFILSVLILSAASLGCRSPYHQDQLGLVGAGTGALAGAAIGSASGHTAGGAIIGGLVGATAGSAVGANMDEVEARNQALFQQRLGRRLEGQTTFDDVIAMSKAGLSDDVITTHIRRHGVAQVPAAPDLIYLKNNGVSDRVINALQNPPIEVAQAPPVRERVIVEEHHYGPYPYCGPHWHHRRHYHHRPGVHWGITVGH; from the coding sequence ATGCGCATCGTTGCGCCATTCATTTTATCTGTATTGATCTTATCGGCGGCTTCGCTGGGCTGTCGTTCACCGTATCACCAAGACCAGCTAGGCCTGGTGGGTGCTGGAACAGGCGCGTTAGCCGGGGCTGCCATTGGAAGTGCTTCCGGTCACACGGCTGGGGGAGCAATTATTGGCGGTCTGGTCGGTGCCACCGCTGGTTCAGCTGTCGGTGCTAATATGGATGAAGTTGAGGCGCGGAACCAAGCCCTTTTCCAGCAACGACTTGGCCGCCGATTGGAAGGGCAGACGACGTTTGACGACGTCATCGCGATGAGTAAAGCAGGACTAAGCGACGATGTCATTACGACGCATATTCGTCGCCATGGGGTGGCACAAGTTCCAGCCGCTCCCGATCTGATTTACCTTAAAAACAATGGCGTTAGCGATCGGGTAATCAATGCACTGCAGAATCCGCCCATCGAAGTGGCTCAGGCCCCGCCGGTTCGTGAGCGTGTGATCGTCGAAGAGCATCACTATGGACCGTATCCCTATTGTGGTCCACATTGGCATCATCGTCGCCATTACCACCATCGCCCGGGAGTGCACTGGGGAATCACAGTTGGACATTAG